The following proteins are co-located in the Poecile atricapillus isolate bPoeAtr1 chromosome 20, bPoeAtr1.hap1, whole genome shotgun sequence genome:
- the PRRC2B gene encoding protein PRRC2B isoform X3 translates to MSDRLGQITKGKDGKSKYSTLSLFDKYKGKSIEAIRTTVIPRHGLQSLGKVAAARRMPPPANLPSLKSENKGNDPNIIIVPKDGTGWANKQDQPDQKSSSATAAQLQESLPQQGLQKSVSNLQKPTQSISQESTNSVPGGPKSWAQLNGKPAGQEGGSRASSRLLSFSPEEFPTLKAAGEQDKVGKEKGALDPSYGPGPSLRPQNVTSWREGGGRNVTSATSLTASPAELGSKTSSTGDGAPSSASASDPKEPSLRPAQPVRKGASQFMGNVYQPPTYHDMLPAFMCPQQPSETPASLDRGSFPVPQLRLEPRVPFRQFQMNDQDGKENRLSLSRPTRPVRQQMERVPRPTIINAENLKGLDELDNDADDGWAGIHDEVDYSEKLKFSEDEEEEETLKDGRQKWNSWDPRRQRQLSLSSADSADVKHTLEEGKNWNDSVGLSRPVRKVQDSQQPPRKLNGWSSSSEYQKPAPGSGLRQQSLEDKEEKVPVRQKFVHSEISEAVERARRRREEEERRAREERLAACAAKLKQLDQKCKLAQKSGETQKHTENEDVRPPSTEKNTAQENGHAFRKAAPEFHMQDASAGYLEEESPAPAAAAQSSSEEELREAPSPAQEFNKYQKSLPPRFQRQQQQQQQEQLYKMQHWQQQVYPPPSHSHPQRTFYPPHPQMLGFDPRWMMMPSYMDPRMAQSRTPVDFYPSALHPSGIMKPMIQQDPIGGSSCRSEDQNCQAGQVERKTAPLDPVPVWGQDSYTSLQNKGYSLSHQKQTDNMSMEGLHARNENYSASGRPESLSTQRDLFEERGEEYLNAFDKKAQADFDSCLPSQRIGQDLLFQHQESVQEACPAGSRHANLRCSPLEPDFIQAEKKPEYNGWDISHHQKPVETAAEVAEEVPRDEESFSADPWKKEGASTKQATEETAEWAPESRNTSGQHQEQMGRTRRSGPIKKPVLKALKVEEKEKEMEKVKLEGEDSSRPLKEKVENESDDSAALLNSTHYLLDDKGSSQTSLAREAEKSQEEEEEEEEEEEKPERTWENKLSRESSDLPPTKRNNWIFIDEEQAFGGRGQGRGRGRGFREFTFRGRGTVVSSRGVYNNNQRSSRGRGLREFNQPEDFPRGKPRRRIASETHSEGSEYEELPKRRRQRGSENSNEGSVLDREDSDLKKGDFKESWRSNKIYSDDHNSLDPKMRAPRAFGRSLPPRLSNSGYGRRGFMGKEPTQWQGRSGGGGWQEYSHTSPSDAFGSRQQSDRDYIQDSYKHTDSFSSRVFDESHLDDKRHFFQEDYSADQENIENRPFRRRRPPRQDKPPRFRRLRQERESVGQWNPEEGGPNLLPSQWPGRPKLSTAEKSSISGRRSPELSYQNSSDHANEEWETASESSDFSERRERRDGVPESEGQLEGGLGTGSLGEKRELAKRSFSSQRPLVDRQSRKAELAGFAEQSVRTGVGAASRYESQQNGTLIKSKRSPEEGGGLGNTSGGSSHSIYSLDRASHVNSESAEGPGKKPEKEHKSTAQRANEKGDALSQFELSYGSTIIDNRVSNTAEENEVGSVAGEGFIEVLTKKQRRLLEEERRKKEQAAQAPAKARVLQSRIPPRFAKKQNSLCLEQSDVTVSGNSLGTEIWESNSPALSVQSPGSDSWSKPVNTFNGTESSTEQGFKGSQGDSGIDLSAESRESSATSSQRSSPYGTLKPEEMNGAGLVDPKPDCQKEQVQKQTDKKDSDQGSGQNKEHKPGPIGNERSLKNRKGSEGTERLEGNIPPVNGVEIHVDSVLPVPPIEFGVNPKDSDFSLPPGSASGTAANPVTKLQDALASNAGLTQSIPILRRDHHLQRCIGLNPMSFPTADLTLKMESARKAWENSPSLPEQNSPGGAGSGIQPPSSVGASNGVSYSSFGGVSMPPMPVASVAPSASIPGNHIPPLYLDGHVFASQPRLVPQTIPQQQSYQQAAAAQQIPISLHTSLQAQAQLGLRGGLPVSQSQEMYSSIQPFRSQVYMHPSLSQPSTMVLTGGTALKPPYSAFPGMQPLEVVKTQSGSPYQPMNGSQALVYEGQINQAGMGASQMMDSQLTQLTMPVPGSQLPLPRYGSGQQPLLLPQSIQLPQGQNLPVGAPRRILPPGSQPSVLAASRESSQMEMKGFHFSDGKQSMSSGGSVPSPHTYRPSSASPSGKPSGPAVSMGSVQGHYVQQAKQRVDDNKASLGAVKLQETASTNQMKPVRTGAIKPQAVKVEESKA, encoded by the exons ATGTCCGATCGTTTGGGGCAAATAACCAagggaaaggatgggaaaagcAAGTACTCGACTCTCAGCCTGTTTGATAAGTATAAAGGAAAGTCAATAGAAGCTATCAGAACTACAG TTATTCCTAGACATGGCTTACAGAGTCTTGGGAAAGTTGCTGCTGCCCGGCGCATGCCACCTCCTGCAAATTTGCCTAGCTTGAAGTCTGAGAACAAAGGAAACGACCCCAACATCATTATAGTACCCAAGGACGGTACAGGATGGGCAAACAAGCAGGATCAGCCAGACCAAAAGAG TTCCAGTGCGACggctgcacagctgcaggagTCGCTGCCGCAGCAGGGTTTGCAGAAATCTGTCTCAAATTTACAGAAGCCGACACAGTCAATCAGTCAGGAG agtaCAAATTCAGTGCCAGGTGGACCAAAGTCATGGGCACAGCTGAATGGAAAGCCAGCAGGACAAGAAGGTG GTTCAAGGGCCTCAAGCCGACTGTTATCCTTCTCTCCCGAGGAATTTCCGACGCTGAAAGCAGCTGGCGAGCAGGACAAGGTTGGCAAAGAAAAGGGCGCCTTAGATCCGTCGTATGGGCCAGGACCAAGCCTCCGCCCCCAGA ATGTCACCAGTTGGAGGGAGGGCGGTGGGAGGAACGTCACCTCTGCCACATCTCTGACCGCCTCccctgctgagctgggcagcAAGACCTCCAGCACTGGAGACGGGGCCCCCTCCTCAGCGAGCGCCAGCGATCCCAAGGAGCCGTCTCTCCGCCCAGCTCAGCCCGTCCGCAAAGGGGCTTCACAGTTCATGGGAAACGTCTACCAGCCACCCACGTACCATGACATGCTACCTGCTTTT ATGTGTCCACAACAGCCATCCGAGACCCCTGCATCACTGGACCGAGGGTCTTTCCCTGTTCCTCAGCTTCGGCTTGAGCCCCGGGTACCTTTCAGACAATTCCAGATGAATGACCAGGATGG AAAAGAGAACAGGCTCAGCCTGTCTCGCCCAACACGCCCAGTTCGGCAGCAGATGGAGCGAGTGCCTCGGCCCACCATCATCAATGCAGAGAACCTGAAGGGGCTGGATGAGCTGGATAATGATGCAGATGATGGATGGGCAG GCATTCACGATGAAGTGGATTACTCTGAGAAACTAAAGTTTAGTGAagatgaagaagaggaagaaactCTTAAAGATGGACGACAGAAGTG GAACAGCTGGGATCCCAGAAGGCAGCGACAGTTGTCCCTGAGCTCAGCAGACAGTGCAGATGTCAAGCACACcttggaggaaggaaagaattGGAATGATTCAGTTGGCTTGTCCCGGCCAGTCCGGAAAGTGCAGGATTCACAGCAGCCTCCGAGGAAGCTGAATGGCTGGAGCTCTTCCTCAGAATACCAG AAGCCTGCGCCAGGAAGTGGTCTCAGACAGCAGTCCCTCGAGGATAAAGAAGAAAAGGTGCCTGTGAGACAGAAGTTTGTGCACTCTGAGATCTCTGAGGCCGTGGAGAGAGCCAGGAGGCGAcgggaggaagaggagcggcgaGCCAGGGAGGAGCGCCTGGCAGCCTGCGCTGCAAAGCTCAAGCAACTCGATCAGAAGTGCAAACTGGCTCAGAAGAGTGGGGAGACACAGAAGCACACAGAGAATGAAGATGTGCGacctcccagcacagagaaaaacacTGCACAAGAGAATGGCCATGCTTTCCGTAAAG cAGCGCCTGAGTTTCACATGCAGGATGCCTCTGCTGGCTATCTGGAAGAGGAGagtcctgctccagcagcagcagcccaaagcagcagtgaggaggagCTCAGAGAAGCTCCCTCACCAGCACAAGAATTCAACAAATACCAGAAGTCTCTTCCCCCACGgttccagaggcagcagcagcaacagcagcag gagcagctgtacAAGatgcagcactggcagcagcaggtctATCCTCCCCCATCCCACTCCCATCCCCAGCGGACATTCTACCCACCGCACCCGCAGATGCTCGGCTTTGATCCCCGCTGGATGATGATGCCCTCCTACATGGACCCTCGCATGGCCCAGAGTCGCACCCCTGTGGATTTCTACCCTTCAGCCCTTCACCCTTCAG GAATTATGAAGCCCATGATTCAGCAGGACCCCATCGGTGGGAGCAGCTGTCGATCCGAAGATCAGAACTGTCAGGCAGGGCAGGTGGAGAGGAAAACAGCTCCCTTGGATCCTGTGCCAGTGTGGGGCCAGGACAGCTACACATCCCTGCAGAACAAAGGATACTCCCTGTCACATCAAAAACAGACTGACAACATGAGCATGGAGGGGCTACATGCCAG GAATGAAAATTACTCTGCTTCTGGAAGGCCGGAGAGTCTGAGCACTCAGCGAGATCTCTttgaggagagaggggaggagTATTTGAATGCTTTTGACAAGAAGGCCCAAGCAGACTTTGACAGCTGCCTGCCTTCTCAGAGGATAGGCCAGGATCTCTTGTTCCAGCATCAGGAGAGTGTGCAGGAAGCCTGTCCTGCTGGCAGCCGCCATGCGAACCTGAGGTGTTCACCCCTTGAGCCTGATTTTAtccaagcagagaagaaacctGAATATAATGGTTGGGATATCAGCCACCATCAGAAACCTGTggagacagcagcagaagtTGCTGAAGAAGTACCTCGGGACGAGGAATCATTCAGTGCTGACCCATGGAAGAAAGAAGGAGCCAGTACCAAACAGGCCACTGAAGAAACAGCAGAGTGGGCTCCTGAGAGCCGCAACACCAGCgggcagcaccaggagcagatGGGGAGGACACGCCGGTCAGGCCCCATTAAAAAACCAGTCCTGAAAGCCCTCAAGgtggaagagaaggagaaggagatggAGAAGGTTAAATTGGAGGGAGAGGACAGCTCACGCCCACTGAAAGAGAAGGTAGAAAATGAGTCAGATGACTCTGCTGCCTTGCTGAACTCCACACATTACTTGCTGGATGACAAGGGTTCTTCCCAAACCAGCCTTGCACGAGAGGCTGAGAAATCccaagaggaagaagaggaggaggaggaggaagaggagaaaccAGAAAGAACCTGGGAGAACAAACTATCCAGAGAGAGCAGCGATCTCCCTCCCACGAAAAGAAACAACTGGATCTTCATTGATGAGGAGCAAGCTTTCGGTGGGCGAGGTCAAGGGCGTGGGCGAGGGAGAGGCTTCAGAGAGTTCACTTTCAGAGGCCGAGGCACGGTTGTGAGCAGCAGGGGAGTCTACAACAACAACCAGAGGAGCAGCCGGGGCCGAGGGCTCCGGGAGTTCAATCAACCAGAGGACTTCCCCAGAGGCAAACCAAGGCGCCGGATTGCTAGTGAGACACACAGTGAAGGGTCAGAGTACGAGGAGCTCCCCAAGCGTCGCCGGCAGAGGGGCTCAGAGAACAGCAATGAAGGCTCTGTGCTAGACAGAGAGGACAGTGATTTGAAAAAGGGAGACTTCAAAGAGTCTTGGAGGTCCAACAAAATCTATTCAGATGATCACAATAGCCTGGATCCTAAGATGAGGGCTCcaagagcttttgggagatcACTGCCGCCAAGACTGAGCAACTCTGGCTATGGACGAAGGGGGTTCATGGGTAAGGAGCCCACCCAATGGCAAGGCAGGAGTGGGGGAGGAGGGTGGCAGGAATACAGCCACACGTCTCCATCAGACGCTTTTGGGAGCAGGCAGCAGTCTGACAGGGACTACATTCAGGATTCTTACAAACACACGGATTCCTTCTCCAGCCGGGTTTTTGATGAGAGTCATCTGGATGACAAAAGGCACTTTTTCCAGGAGGATTACTCAGCGGATCAGGAGAACATAGAGAACAGGCCCTTCAGGAGGCGGCGTCCTCCCCGCCAGGACAAGCCCCCACGCTTCAGGCGCCTCAGGCAGGAGAGGGAATCGGTCGGGCAGTGGAACCCTGAGGAGGGAGGCCCTAATCTGCTTCCCAGCCAATGGCCAGGCAGACCCAAGCTGAGCACTGCAGAGAAGAGCAGCATCTCGGGCAGACGCTCTCCTGAGCTCTCCTACCAGAACTCTTCAGACCATGCCAATGAGGAGTGGGAGACAGCATCTGAGAGCAGCGACTTCAGCGAGCGGCGGGAGAGAAGAGATGGAGTCCCAGAGAGCGAGGGCCAGCTGGAGGGTGGCCTCGGCACCGGGAGCTTGGGAGAGAAGAGGGAACTGGCAAAGAGGAGCTTTTCAAGCCAGAGGCCACTGGTGGACAGGCAGAGCCGCAAGGCTGAGCTGGCAGGGTTTGCAGAGCAGTCTGTCAGGACTGGTGTGGGAGCAGCTTCCAGATACGAGAGCCAGCAGAATGGGACTCTGATAAAGAGCAAAAG GTCTCCAGAAGAAGGAGGAGGTCTTGGCAACACCAGTGGTGGGAGCAGCCACTCCATTTATAGCTTGGATAGGGCATCCCACGTGAACTCAGAGAGTGCTGAGGGGCCAGGTAAAAAGCCAGAGAAGGAGCACAAATCCACTGCACAAAGAGCAAATGAGAAAGGAGATGCCTTGTCACAGTTTGAACTGAGTTATGGAA GTACCATCATTGATAATCGGGTGTCAAACACAGCAGAAGAGAATGAAGTTGGTTCTGTGGCAGGGGAAGGCTTCATTGAAGTTCTTACTAAAAAGCAGCGTCGTTTGCTGGAAGAGGAGCgaaggaagaaggagcaggCTGCTCAG GCACCAGCCAAGGCCCGTGTCCTTCAGTCGCGCATTCCACCGCGATTTGCTAAGAAGCAGAACAGCCTGTGCTTGGAGCAGAGCGATGTAACAGTGTCTGGAAACAGTCTGGGCACAGAGATCTGGGAGAGCAACAGCCCAG CACTTTCTGTTCAGTCTCCTGGCAGCGATTCCTGGAGCAAGCCTGTAAATACCTTTAATGGTACTGAGTCTAGCACCGAG CAGGGATTTAAAGGCAGCCAGGGGGATAGTGGCATTGACTTGAGCGCGGAGTCTCGGGAATCCTCCGCAACCTCCTCTCAGCGCAGTTCTCCATATGGCACCCTCAAACCAGAGGAGATGAATGGGGCTGGCCTGGTGGACCCAAAGCCTGACTGCCAGAAGGAGCAAGTGCAGAAGCAAACTGATAAAAAG GATTCAGATCAAGGCTCAGGACAGAACAAGGAACACAAGCCTGGACCAATCGGCAACGAACGCTccctgaaaaacagaaagggTTCGGAGGGAACGGAACGGCTGGAAGGGAATATTCCCCCTGTTAATGGGGTGGAAATTCACGTGGATTCTGTACTTCCCGTGCCACCCATTGAATTTGGAGTAAATCCTAAA gaCTCTGACTTCAGCTTGCCACCTGGTTCTGCCTCTGGCACTGCAGCTAACCCTGTCACCAAATTGCAGGATGCCTTGGCCAGTAAT GCAGGGTTAACACAGTCTATTCCCATCCTGCGAAGGGATCATCACCTCCAGCGCTGCATCGGCCTGAACCCCATGTCCTTCCCCACTGCAGACCTTACTCTTAAG ATGGAGTCTGCTCGTAAAGCTTGGGAAAACTCTCCGAGTTTACCAGAACAGAACTCCCCAGGAGGTGCAGGCTCAGGCATCCAGCCTCCTTCCAGTGTTGGAGCTTCCAACGGTGTCAGCTACAGCTCTTTTGGTGGAGTTTCTATGCCTCCTATGCCTGTGGCATCCGTAGCACCCTCTGCATCTATCCCAG GTAACCATATTCCACCCCTGTACCTGGATGGCCATGTGTTTGCAAGTCAGCCCCGCCTGGTCCCTCAGACGATACCTCAGCAGCAAAGCTACCAACAG gctgctgctgctcaacAGATTCCCATTTCCCTCCACACATCCTTACAGGCCCAAGCTCAGCTTGGACTGAGGGGTGGTCTGCCTGTTTCCCAGTCCCAGGAGATGTACAGCTCCATACAGCCCTTCAG gtcTCAGGTGTACATGCACCCCAGtctgtcccagcccagcaccatgGTCCTGACAGGAGGCACTGCTCTGAAGCCTCCATATTCCGCCTTCCCAGGCATGCAGCCCTTGGAGGTGGTGAAAACCCAGTCTGGGTCCCCCTATCAGCCCATGAATGGAAGCCAGGCACTGGTTTATGAGGGGCAGATAAACCAGGCTGGTATGGGAGCCTCCCAGATGATGGACTCTCAGCTCACACAG CTGACAATGCCTGTGCCTGGctcccagctgcctctgccccGCTACGGCTCTGGCCAGCAGCCCCTGCTTCTGCCACAGTCCATCCAGCTTCCTCAGGGGCAAAACCTGCCTGTAGGAGCTCCCCGAAGAATCCtccctcctggatcccagcCTTCTGTTCttgctgccagcagggag TCTTCCCAGATGGAAATGAAAGGGTTTCATTTCTCCGATGGTAAACAGAGCATGTCCTCCGGAGGGTCTGTACCGTCCCCACACACGTACAG GCCtagctctgccagccccagcgGGAAGCCGTCGGGACCAGCAGTGAGCATGGGCTCTGTGCAAGGACACTACGTACAACAG GCAAAGCAGCGGGTGGATGATAACAAAGCCAGTCTGGGAGCAGTGAAGCTGCAAGAAACAGCCTCCACAAACCAGATGAAGCCAGTGCGCACAGGAGCGATCAAACCTCAGGCAGTCAAAGTGGAGGAGAGCAAGGCCTAG